From Octopus sinensis linkage group LG14, ASM634580v1, whole genome shotgun sequence:
GCTATATTATTTCATGGGAAATTTTTAATGTAATAAGGTTATTtgttgaattgttgttgttgttgttatttaatacattttattttgtcttgttcACAATGTCTCATTTCACTTTGAGTCTTTATTAGTTCCTTCTAAACATCAGATTATGGCAGAGCATTTAATCGCAAACTCATCAGCCAAAGCATCGAACAGTTCAGCATGGCAACGGAGCCAACATAGATTGTACCGGGGGGCAGCATGAATTAGAAATTGAGACATTTGGAAAACTATTGTATCACAGACTTATACAAATGACACCAGAAATAATAAATTTGGAACTGAACATGATAATGTTAGGGGAGTGTCAAGTACAATggcatcgacaacaacaacacttagAAGTTTCTGGTccacaattttaatatttcattcaccaaatcttatttaaatataaatgtttatgtacagAAGCATGCAGCTTTGTTTTAACATGTGCCAAAATTCTTATCAGGCAGCGTCAGAAGAATACCTAGTTAGAAATTACACTTTATGGTTTGCAATCTAGTCACACATTTGTAATACTAACAATATGTCTCAAGGAAAATACATTGGAAGTATATTCTGCTTACTAAGTATGACTACAATAGAGCTTCACATATTAAAGATATTTAACTGTCTCTTTTAACATCAGACAAGTTTGAGGTGAACAAATCATACAGCATTTAAATAAGTGTAATATCACTAACTGTGGAggcccgtggcttagtggttagggtgtcagaatcatgttcgtaaggttgtggtttcaattcctagaccgggcaatgcgttgtgttcttgagcaaaacacttcatttcacgttgctccagtccactcagctggcaaaaatgagtaatgctacGATGggctggcgtcctgtccagctggggaatacatacgccatggaaaccgggaaactgggcccacgAGCCTGGATAGGCATTAAAAAGGgcgaatttatttatttgtggaggcacatggcttagtggttagggtgtcagaatcatgttcgtaaggttgtggtttcgattcctagaccgggcaatgcgttgtgttcttgagcaaaacactttatttcacattgctccagtccactcagctggcaaaaatgagtaacgctgtgatggattggcgtcctgtccagctggggaacaaatacgccattgaaacagggaaaccgggcccatgagcccggCTAGGCTTTTAAAAAGGGTGAGGAAGGAATATTACTAATTAATCTAATAAAGAATTTGACCAGGTTATCTTTCAACAGTCACATTTTGAGCCATTATATTTcaaagttataaaaaataatttcccatCAAAAGCCATAAAAAAACCAACTTGGAGGTCTCTACTCTTTCATTCATAAGCTTCGATTTGCAATTTTACTGtattaatgtaaatttttttatccAAGTAATCAATTTGGTCCTAAAACCGACAAactaatatttctgttgaaatttttTATGAATTTTGTTGCTAATGGGAGTagaagtggctttgtggtaagtagcttgcttatgaaccacatgattcctggttcagtcccactgtgtggcaccttgggtaagtgtcttctactatagcctcgggccgaccaaagccttgtgagtggatttggtagatggaaactgaaagaagcccgtcatatatatgtatgtatatatgaaaaatgaaaaaactgTGCAATCTGCTGATTGGATACCCAGTACGAAATAATTTGGTCTGTGATGACAGTCCAACTGGCACTGGCATGGAAAGTAAATGTAAAATGACAGTTTTGGATTTTGACTCAAGATcagtaattttaggggaaggTTGTTAAGTGATTTCATCaacactgctcaactggtatttattttatcaaaccccggAAGGACGAACAGCAAAGTTGACAATGATGGCATTTAATGTgagaatataaagagccagaatAAATGCCATTCAATAGTTTTGTCTGATATACTAACGAATCTGCAGGCTTGACACCTTTCAGGTGATGATGCTTGTCAATCCATGAAATGAACAGAGAAAGCAGAAAGCACAGTGCAATTCAAAGTTAAAATCAAAAGCATACATGCAAACAGGTGAGGTACTTTGATGTTGAAAAGTTATTTCAAACAACACCTTAACACTAAATTCTCACACTAATCTGGAAGCAGCATCAGAAATTCTAGAAGTTGCAGAAATTCAAGAAGATACAACatgtaataaaagaagaaatttaaaaaaaacaatataaagagTGGGAAAATATTTTCACCAATGTATAGCAATGAGTGTTCTAGGGATGGCTGCtgggttaagaagctcactttggaaCCATCTGGTTTTTAGCTCAGCCCTGCTACATGAcatcttggacaggtgtcttctaccacagtcctgagccaaccaatgccttgaatgtgaatttggtagatggcaacCCAGTGGaagctcagtgtgtgtgtgtgtgtgcgtgtgtttgtcaccTGACTACCACCACTAGACAATCCCACTTCAAAGTGGTGTTGGtcgtttatgcccccataactttgtagtttggcaaaagcgactgataagATTTAAGGACCAGAgttaaaaatgactgaaacaaataaaagataaaagatagaaaagtTAATTAATGACTTACTCTGCCTTCTTTTAGAGTATGGTAATGTATTCCTGGATCACTCCAGTTGTGATCTGACTGAAATCCCGGTAGAGACTGCCTTCTGCACATAACAGGCATTGTAACTGGTGAATCCGAGTGAGGTAGTTGTTTATggaaatattctatatgtttgtttgtatgggGGTATTTCCTTGGTGAGTTCACCACTGTACTATAATGAATGTTCCTTTGGTCATTCCTTTTCACTATGCACAAGGTTATGGAGATGACAAGAACAAGAGATACTATCACAGCTgccacaataattataataaatagatttatattaaTGCTGTTGTCTGGTGTTTTTGATGATGCTGTaaatgttgttaaagttttattGCTAACAGTTAGTTTCAAAGACAGTGTAGTTGTTGCTGATAAAACTGGTTTGCCTTTGTCTTTGACTGCTAATTCCAGATTATACAATCCAGCATCATTTTGGTTAACTGTACGAGAGAAAGACAAAACTCCTGTATAAGGGTTGActttaaataactttttaataTTGCCTCCGAGTATTTCATACTTAAGGAAAGCATTTACATGGCTGTCTCTGTCGGAGGCTCTTAGAACAGTGATTTCCTTGCTACTGCCTGGAAAATAGTTGAACTCTACATTGAACAGGTTTCCACTGGGGAAGGTAAAATAGGGAGCATTGTCATTTACATCAACAATTTCAACAGTAATATTTGCTGTGCTTGTCAGTGAAGGGGTTCCATTGTCTTTTGCTAAAACTTTGAATCGATAAATGTCACACTGTTCTCTGTCTAGTGACTGGGTGGTTGATATAaatccaaaattagaaatatggaAAGGAAAGTTTCTATTTGTCTCACTTTTAAGATAATAACTAACTTCTCCACCGGGCCCTAAATCAGGATCACTAACATTAACGAAGCCGATCGGAAAGCCTTTCTCTCCATTTTCGTATGTTATAAACGTAAATGAACTTTTGGTAAACTGTGGTGGTACATCATTAACATCTTCGATATAAACAGAAAATTGCTTTTCTGCTGTTAAAGGAGGAGACCCTTTATCTTGACATTTAATCTTAAAACTCATACTTGTTGTTGTCTCCCTGTCAACTTCCTTTTTCAGTCTTAATGAGTATCGGTTTTCCCCTGCATCTTCCAAATGAAAATAATCATGTTTTATGCCACACTCAACATCACCATTTTTCCCCTTGTCGTTATCTCTAATTTTTACATATGCAAGGAAAGTATCCACCGGTTGTTTTTCTGAAATCGTTAATGTATTGTTTGATTGAGTAATAAAGGTAACTTCAATATAAGGTGCATTGTTCTCTTGATTAGTCACATACACCCAAACTATTGCATCTGAGCTCAAAGCAGGGCTACCTCCATCAGTGGCCTCAATATAAAGCTGGTagcttttttgtttcattttagaaATTTGTGTATTGAGGAAGATTTCTCCAGACTCttcatttaatttaaaatgtGCCACAGCAGTTTCTAATGTTTTTGAGCTGAACCGATATGAAATTTTACTGTTCATACCAGAATCGGCATCTGTTGCAGAAACAGCTGCTATTGGCATGTTACTTCGCACTGTGTTTCCTATGGAAAAATTGTACTTTTTCTGCATAAAGACAGGAGCATTATCATTGAAATCTAAAACaactattttgatttttaaaatactttcttcTTCTGAAGATCTACTACCTTTGGCAATAACTTGGATCGTATGTGTATTTTTAGTTTCCCGATCAAGTTGttcatccaacactatttttagTTGAGATGTTCCATCCACTTTCTTAGAAATGTCTAAGGAAAATGGTGCATCATcacctttatttatttcatatttgatttCAGAGTTTTGTATGCTTATATCTTTATCCACAGCATTAAAGATAGGTTTTTTCATACCTTTACCAGCAGATTCAGAAAAAAGAAGGTTCACCTCCGACTTTGGAAATATAGGTTTATTGTCATCAATATCGTTTACAATTATCttaatttctctgacatattttaCAATGCCACCACTTTTTATTGTAACATCAAGCGTTCTGTAACATTCTGCATTGTAAGAACAGAGAGCTTCTGCATCTAGCTTTTGAAGTGTATACACTTTTCCACTCTTGGTGACACGGAATAAATTTTTGCTTTCTCCCTGAAGCATTTCAAAAACTATATTAGATTTGTCCTGCTGGGGAAGACTGTCTGCAATATCTCCTACAAACGTTCCTGGAGGTTCTTCTTCATTTACATGGTAGCTTTCCATACAATTTGATTGTCTTAGGAGAAACAAGAATATACAAACTTGTACCCACATgtcctcatttataaattttaaacagaACAAATTAGTGAAGTTTGGTTCTGTTGTTGTAATACAGCTTCTAATATTACACTCAAGCTGGAGGAAAACAATCTGAAAAAcacaagcagaaaaaaaaagagacattaaAAATGGATACAACAAAAGGGTTTGGTTCAAGATTAGAAGCTACTATTGTCAAGATACAAGCAAGTCTAATGATCAGCataatgtgatatatacatacatatgcacatacatatgaacaagcacacatataaataaatatagatacaaagagaggtgcatggcccagtggatagaatgtcaggctcacaatcttGAGGAATAGTTTGTCAACAAACAGCCATGGGACTCAAATCCACATCTCTTGAAGACTCCAgccaagtgctttaccattaagctaaactgcccactgaCAAATTAATCCACAAATTTTTACACTATAAAGCTGAAAGTATAACtacgtgtatataagtataaacaaACTAACCTTTGTTTTTTATAAGCATTGAACTGTGTACTGTAAGATACAATTCAAATGatgatttattttcaaacaaaGAAGTGTCATTAGAACACAGAAATATTGGGTAAGTTACCCACATCTCTTTGTGGATTAATTTgtcagcgtggaggcgcaatggcccagtggttagggctgcggactcgcggtcataggatcgcggtttcgattcccagactgggcgttgtgagtgtttattgagcgtaaacacctaaaaagctcaacgaggctccggcaggggatggtggtgatccctgctgtactctttcaccacaactttctctcactcttacttcctgtttctgttgtacctgtatttcaaagggccggccttgtcactctctgtgtcacactgaatatccccgagaactacgttaagggtacacgtgtctgtggagtgctcagccacttacacgttaatttcaagagcaggctgttccgttgatttggatcaaccggaaccctcgtcgtcgtaactgacagagtgcttccatcaatTTGTTAGTGGGCAGTTTAGGTTAACAGTCTCGTGGctgtttgttgacaaatttttccgcTGGCGTTTCTGCATTTGAAAATGaattatcatcttatttgtatcttaCAGTACATATTTcaatgctttttatatttatatacatgtgtatttgtgtttgtatatgtgtgtctgtaagtgtgtttttttttactttttagtcAGGGGGTGGCAGTGACCAAGAGCCTTTAGAGAGCCTCTGAGActgagagggggaagagagagaaggatggagaGAGGACGGTATGAGCAAATCAATAAGCATACCTACTGAAGGTATCCAAGGTGAAACATGATGATGTTAAACCAGGCATGAATTAACCCATTAATTACCATATTTCagctgaaatacactgcctttattgcaattaattttgaaaataataattaagaatttagcgAAAAAAGACTTTGTTATTGTTAAGCTGGTGCTTCGAACATAAATTAGTATGAaactttgatggaaagttttaatttagaacactttaaaacaaaagaatttttgtaGGACAAGAGGCAgtcttattgttatcattattattattattattagtagttttgttgttgttattgttattgttgttgcttttgttgttattattattattattattattattattattattattattattattattattattagtagtagtagtagtagtagtagtagtagtagtagtagtagtagtagtagtacaagagGCAGTCTCATTACAAAGCCGTTAATGTCTCCCGTCCAAGTAGACCATTCAGGGATTTCAAACTCAAAATGCAGAAAACTTGGACAAACACCCCAAGTCATCTGGTCCAtggacctcaacaggatttgaacccaaagaGCAgaatgtcagaacaaatactgaaGCATTTTTTATTCAATGCTCTAAAAACTCTACcaattaacatgtgtgtgtgtgtgcatgtgtataattgctctcttttactcttttacttgtttcagtcatttgactgcggccatgctggagcaccacctttagtcgagcaaatcgaccccgggacttattctttgtaagcccagtacttattctatcggtctcttttgccgtaccgctaagtgacggggacgtaaacacaccagcatcggttgtcaagcaatgctagggggacaaacacagacacacaaacacacacacatacacacatatatatatatatatatatatatatatatatatatatatatatacatatatacgacaggcttctttcagtttccgtctaccaaatccactcacaaggcattggtcggcccggggctatagcagaagacacttgcccaagatgccacacagtgggaccgaacccgaaaccatgtggttggttagcaagctacttaccacacagccactcctacgcctgcgtgtgtgtgttaatattttatttaatttatttgatatCATTTGATACCATTATTGTCAGGACGATTTTGAATCATTATTTGAAAGAATTCTGTCTTTTGTAACTTCCTGTGTCATTGAAACAGAATAGTTGATCTAAAATCATTTCTAAccacttacttacttactttagATGTCAGAACGGTTTGGTTTGAATTTCTCATGTGGTTTGGAAGGAACTTTTGAAAGGCAAAATGGTTACTTTGATGACAGagaattgaattaaataaattgtCTCCATAGACTTCATCTTGTTGGCAGATCAATCATTTTGTGACTGAAGTATGAGCTTTGTATTGTCTTTAGAGTTACAGTGAAAATGTTTCACTTCATTTTGAAGTACAAtttggcatattattattattattattattattattattattattattattattattattatcattattattactattattattattattattattattattattattattattatattattattatattattattattattatattattattactattattattatattattattattattattattattattattattattattattattattattattattattattattattattatcattatcattatcattattataattattattattattaattattattattattattattattattattattattattattattattattattattattattaagatggcaagctggcagaatcattagcacactaggcaaaatgtttagtagcatttcatctgaccttatgttttgagttcaaattccagtgaggtcaactttgccatcctTTCggcttaatgaaataagtacctgacgagcactggggtcgatgtaatcaactagtcccctcacccaaaatttcaggcctggtgcctttagtagaaaggattatcaagaGTTCATCGGCTaaagaactccagatttttatgttaccagaataaacaaacttgtaacttgttggcaaaaatgtgttgactATAATGGTACTAAGTTTGGTGATGAAAATgtctgcattgttgaaatatattgtgatggatttcatgtttcaaaatgttgcttacattttactcagcccatatatatatatatatatatatatatatatatatatatatatatatatacatatatatatatatatatacaaaataagaaaatagagaaatacaccttaatcaacaatcaactaccagataatacccaatcacataatttattaacccaccacatatgaacatcaaggtcaaacatagtgtacttattgtatcatattactcattgttGTGCATTGTTCtgttctgtactattatgtttgaccttgatgtttaTATGTggtgggttaataaattatgtgattgggtattatctggtagttgattattgattaaggtgtatttctccattttcttattttgtattattaatttgtggtaaaacattttacctttgcccatataatacaataaatgaactaattgcatcgcaattcttaacatttatgtattaactttgttgggtactttactggcagtatattggatataggttatcccatagtgggttgcactcacaacccctatctcaatttgtaattatatatatatatatatatatatatatatatatatatatatgtgcaacggctatatatatatataggtgcaggagtagctgtgtggtaagtagcttgcttacaaaccacatggttccgagttcagttccactgcgtggcaccttgggcaagtgtcttctactataaccttgggccgactaaaggcttgtgagtggatttggtagactgaaagaagctcgttgtatatatgtacgcaggaGTAGAGACAACCAAAATATTATTAGTTTTGAAATAATGCCATACAAATGTTATAACCCTCCCTGGCAAATGTAATTTATGGTTGatagatggatgatgatgatgatgatgatggtggtggtggtggttggtggtggtggtggtggtgtggtggtggtggtggtggtggtggtgatggtgatggtggtggtggtggtggtggtggtggtggtgtggtggtggtggtggtggtggtgatgatggtgatggtggtggtggtggtggtggtggtggtgatgatgatgatggtgatgatggtgatgatggtgatgatggcgatgatgatgacgacaacgacggccatgatgactatgatgacgatgatgacgatgatgatgatgatactggtggaGGTGGGGCTGTGCAGGTGACAGGCAATGGtgacagtgataatgataatgaataatactTCAATCACTCTGGATTGAAATATATCCTCAGAATCCCAGATAAACACTAGATTATAgccttatttatatattctcattAATCAAAATCATCTCAGGTTGTCAGAATATACACCAGGagcattcttatttctttctgacAGAGTTATATTTAGCTGTTAACAAGAGTCTGACACAAGCCCAGAATGGTAAACTCTCAGACTATCCCTGTGAATAATTGATTAATTACtgctttattcatatataaatatatatattgatagaaatggtgagacaacaaaagaatgaaagagacctcgatattatgtaaatagaggaatttatctgtaaatataatatactctcttctactcttttacttgtttcagtcatttgactgtggccatgctggagcaccacctttagtcgagcaaatcgaccccgggacttattctttgtaagcccagtacttattctatcagtctctttttgccgaaccgctaagtaacgggaacataaacacaccaacatcggttgtcaagcaatgctagggggacaaacacagacacacaaacacacacacatacatatatatatatatatatacatatatacgacaggcttctttcagtttccctctaccaaatccactcacaaggcattggtcggcccggagctatagcagaagacacttgcccaagatgccacgcagtgggactgaacctgaaaccatgtggttggttagcaagctacttaccacacagccactcctgcacctatatgtgacAATTTTTTGGTAACCATGATGAAActtcgagtttcggatgttggggcggAAACAGATGCCagtatctcttcagttatcgggccatcaaaaaaatgctaggaaaattttatcctatattagatacaAATTTAATACTATTCACTTCCGAACTCTCTCACTTTATGAGAATTTTCAGTCCGATCAAACATGTCTCAAGGAATGCTGTAGAATATCTattttggggtacttaagtgtacacatgacttagtgtttacttcttccatgggtataagtaagtatttcatttatttcttaccgcATTTATTGCTGACgaagagaaaattcttatgaattaactctgaaatcggggccGATCCAataataacagaatttttttagaaatttctgtcggcttacttcAAGACgcatggttattgacgatttaagtccattttcggcatatttggcattagaatttttttcttttgtttttgtttataagatgtttatgaatttaacctttaaaggtatttttaatatgctggccattgatagaattttttcaaaagattttatcctatattagatgtatatgttGGATCATTAgcccctacacattttttttctctccttgtttcttttctgtgtatctttctgttgaagagcgtagctcgaaacgtaaaagacttgttttatttctattcctgagcaccatactaatacaattgtttgtttgtactccacctgccttcgtcttttgtttatttttgtaaaccttcccattatatatatatatatatggttggtagaaggaaactgagagaagcccgtttgtgtatgcatgtatgtgtgtgtgtgtgtgtgtgtatttgtgtgtctgtgtttgtccccctgccatcattgatagccagtgttggtgtgtttgcatccttcTAACTTgacagttcagcaaaggagacca
This genomic window contains:
- the LOC115219541 gene encoding protocadherin beta-13; this translates as MWVQVCIFLFLLRQSNCMESYHVNEEEPPGTFVGDIADSLPQQDKSNIVFEMLQGESKNLFRVTKSGKVYTLQKLDAEALCSYNAECYRTLDVTIKSGGIVKYVREIKIIVNDIDDNKPIFPKSEVNLLFSESAGKGMKKPIFNAVDKDISIQNSEIKYEINKGDDAPFSLDISKKVDGTSQLKIVLDEQLDRETKNTHTIQVIAKGSRSSEEESILKIKIVVLDFNDNAPVFMQKKYNFSIGNTVRSNMPIAAVSATDADSGMNSKISYRFSSKTLETAVAHFKLNEESGEIFLNTQISKMKQKSYQLYIEATDGGSPALSSDAIVWVYVTNQENNAPYIEVTFITQSNNTLTISEKQPVDTFLAYVKIRDNDKGKNGDVECGIKHDYFHLEDAGENRYSLRLKKEVDRETTTSMSFKIKCQDKGSPPLTAEKQFSVYIEDVNDVPPQFTKSSFTFITYENGEKGFPIGFVNVSDPDLGPGGEVSYYLKSETNRNFPFHISNFGFISTTQSLDREQCDIYRFKVLAKDNGTPSLTSTANITVEIVDVNDNAPYFTFPSGNLFNVEFNYFPGSSKEITVLRASDRDSHVNAFLKYEILGGNIKKLFKVNPYTGVLSFSRTVNQNDAGLYNLELAVKDKGKPVLSATTTLSLKLTVSNKTLTTFTASSKTPDNSININLFIIIIVAAVIVSLVLVISITLCIVKRNDQRNIHYSTVVNSPRKYPHTNKHIEYFHKQLPHSDSPVTMPVMCRRQSLPGFQSDHNWSDPGIHYHTLKEGRPKITIQRTTTSPDTAGDKETKFTSPYCYSDLSTISYADSGRGYSEGYTTHYEELPDPYLRRQETHPEEETPKPDSTLPRNNNTGTVPRPKLPDNNVDTNTDENTKLKSFSPDSTFQQLPLKNSFSSTNKPLPAIPNVP